The following are from one region of the Apostichopus japonicus isolate 1M-3 chromosome 17, ASM3797524v1, whole genome shotgun sequence genome:
- the LOC139984563 gene encoding 33 kDa inner dynein arm light chain, axonemal has product MIPPNSSLVKYDNPVLVSRNTEKKTPRARALKTTPQQPTNGGPVPNPPPKGGSKLPPMEQQKAQQTDEILNSILPPREWTENGQLWVQQVSSTPATRLDVVNLQEQLDMKLQQRQARETGICPVRRELYSQCFDELIRQVTIECAERGLLLLRVRDEIRMTVAAYQTLYESSVAFGMRKALQAEQGKYDMEKKIEELEGEKRDLERQVNELKAKCEAIEKREAERRSVEEKKHTEEIQFLKRTNQQLKTQLEGIIAPKKS; this is encoded by the exons ATGATTCCACCGAATTCTTCATTGGTAAAATATGACAACCCCGTTCTTGTGAGCAGGAATACGGAGAAAAAGACGCCACGG GCTAGAGCACTGAAGACTACACCACAGCAGCCCACAAATGGAGGACCTGTGCCCAATCCTCCACCTAAGGGTGGAAGCAAATTGCCACCTATGGAACAGCAGAAAGCTCAACAGACTGATGAAATTCTTAACTCTATACTACCACCACG TGAATGGACAGAAAATGGCCAATTATGGGTCCAGCAAGTTTCAAGTACACCAGCCACGAGACTTGATGTTGTCAACTTACAAGAACAACTGGATATGAAGCTTCAACAAAGACAAGCCCGGGAGACTGGAATTTGCCCCGTCAGAAGAGAGCTCTATTCGCAATGTTTTG aTGAACTGATCCGCCAAgtaacaatcgaatgtgccgagaGAGGTCTCTTGTTATTGCGAGTCCGAGACGAAATACGCATGACTGTCGCAGCTTATCAGACACTGTACGAGAGTAGCGTTGCCTTTGGCATGCGGAAGGCTTTGCAGGCAGAACAGGGCAAATACGATATGGAGAAAAAG ATCGAAGAGCTGGAAGGTGAAAAACGAGACTTGGAACGTCAGGTGAACGAACTGAAGGCAAAGTGCGAAGCCATCGAGAAGAGAGAGGCGGAGAGACGATCGGTCGAAGAGAAGAAACACACAGAAGAAATACAGTTTCTCAAAAGAACAAACCAACAATTAAAG aCACAACTAGAGGGCATCATCGCACCAAAGAAGTCTTAG
- the LOC139984561 gene encoding ER membrane protein complex subunit 2-like, whose product MAATMDFEDVRDKLRKWREDKVRNSTETAELGEYLLANYRRKLGDEVWPLFEQVSIASLDCGKLSLARLCIHAVREQFPQSSRSKRLHGMLEEAEGDFESAKETYEEILKGDPANGLVMKRLVAIHKGKNDIPSAIKELNKYIASFMSDSEAWMELAELYIQEQDYSKAAFCFEELILYNPHHHLYHQRYAEILYTQGGIDNLEIARKYFAQAVKLNSNNIRALYGMLLCAYHIASSSKSTAKKKTENTKYASWAKVQLDYKYKQSEPKDEEVLGEMFDRLAITSGN is encoded by the exons ATGGCCGCTACCATGGACTTCGAAG ATGTAAGAGACAAGCTGAGGAAGTGGCGAGAAGACAAAGTCAGAAACAGCACGGAAACAGCTGAACTAGGAGAGTATCTTTTAGCAAATTACAGAAGGAAACTTGGAGATGAAG TTTGGCCTTTGTTTGAACAAGTCAGTATAGCATCCCTCGACTGTGGAAAGCTAAGTCTTGCCAGGTTATGCATCCATGCAGTACGTGAACAATTCCCACAGAGTTCAAGATCAAAGAGGTTACATGGCATGCTGGAAGAAGCAGAAGGAGA CTTTGAAAGTGCCAAAGAAACGTACGAAGAAATACTGAAAGGCGATCCAGCAAACGGG CTGGTGATGAAAAGGCTAGTCGCCATCCACAAAGGAAAAAATGATATCCCAAGTGCAATCAAAGAGTTGAATAAGTATATTGCAAG TTTCATGAGTGACAGTGAGGCTTGGATGGAGCTAGCAGAGTTGTACATACAAGAACAAGA CTATTCAAAGGCAGCTTTTTGCTTTGAGGAGCTGATTTTGTATAATCCCCACCATCATCTGTACCACCAGAGATACGCAGAG ATTCTTTACACTCAGGGAGGTATAGACAACTTGGAGATAGCGAGGAAGTATTTTGCACAAGCAGTGAAACTGAACAGTAATAATATAAGGGCTTTATATGGCATGTTGCTG tGTGCCTATCATATAGCATCGTCATCGAAATCAACCGCtaagaagaagacagaaaacaCCAAGTATGCGTCGTGGGCTAAAGTACAGTTAGACTACAAATACAAG CAATCTGAACCTAAAGATGAAGAAGTTTTGGGCGAGATGTTTGATAGATTAGCGATTACGTCTGGCaactaa
- the LOC139984558 gene encoding tRNA (guanine(10)-N(2))-methyltransferase homolog isoform X2: protein MLKFPNEESVHKYMTRSILGRTVMEVLAHGPTRASVCEQLKALPAAETSRYCSEENSFCWRVHSFGKKIKQDKRLDLIHQFMVNLPLKGRVDLENPDDLFYICEDYGPNPNSAPEEPFYVYVGRKVSEGQRYLAHQYSVKTRHFIGNTSMDAQLSLIMANQGGVKPNMFVFDPFVGTGSLLVAAAHFGGYVAGCDINVNTIHGVGKSSRSFGKPRGEVTLRGNDENILANMRQYNLHDRYLDVMVSDFALNVWREQELFDVIVTDPPYGIREKTRKIGTNKHYDELEDQTLEGHIPSTMSYHLADIFKDLLNFSARYLRLHGRLVYWLPVVNAEYSDDHIPQHPCLKVIANSEQKINMTISRRLITMEKYQSMQNINPLDQVEAEIKTRTYEGSNAIRKIYFPNNSGCQSHNKSLPLT from the exons ATGTTGAAGTTTCCAAATGAGGAAAGTGTACACAAGTACATGACAAGGTCCATCCTTGGTCGGACGGTGATGGAAGTCCTGGCTCACGGACCCACCAGGGCCTCAGTTTGCGAACAACTCAAGGCCCTTCCCGCGGCAGAAACTAGTCGTTATTGCTCAGAGGAGAATTCTTTCTGCTGGAGAGTTCATTCATTtggcaagaaaataaaacaagacaAAAGACTGGACCTGATTCAT CAATTTATGGTGAATCTGCCTCTTAAAGGGAGAGTTGACTTGGAGAATCCAGATGATCTGTTTTATATTTGTGAAGACTATGGACCGAACCCCAACAGCGCCCCCGAGGAACCATTCTATGTTTACGTTGGAAGAAAG GTCTCAGAAGGTCAGAGGTACCTCGCCCATCAGTACTCCGTCAAGACGAGACATTTTATCGGAAACACCAGCATGGATGCTCAACTGTCTCTCATCATGGCCAACCAGGGCGGTGTGAAAccaaacatgtttgtttttgatCCCTTCGTGGGTACAG GTAGTTTATTGGTAGCCGCTGCTCATTTCGGTGGTTACGTGGCAGGATGCGACATCAACGTCAACACCATCCACGGGGTCGGTAAAAGCAGCCGTAGCTTTGGCAAACCAAGAGGAGAGGTCACCCTCAGAG GAAATGATGAGAACATCTTAGCCAACATGCGACAGTACAATCTACATGACCGGTACTTGGATGTCATGGTGTCCGACTTTGCTCTCAACGTTTGGAGAGAACAGGAACTGTTTGATGTGATCGTCACAGATC CTCCTTACGGAATCAGAGAGAAAACGAGGAAGATTGGAACGAACAAACACTACGATGAATTAGAAGATCAGAC ATTGGAAGGCCACATTCCATCCACCATGAGCTACCACCTTGCTGACATCTTCAAGGACCTTCTGAACTTTTCGGCCCGTTACCTCCGGCTTCACGGCAGACTGGTATACTGGCTACCGGTGGTCAACGCAGA ATATTCAGATGATCACATTCCTCAACATCCTTGTTTGAAAGTCATCGCCAACAGCGAACAGAAGATTAACATGACCATCTCAAGACGACTCATAACCATGGAAAAATATCAGTCTATGCAG AACATAAATCCATTGGATCAAGTCGAAGCGGAAATCAAGACCAGGACATACGAGGGCAGCAATGCAATAAGGAAAATCTATTTCCCCAACAACAGTGGATGCCAGTCGCACAACAAGTCACTCCCTTTAACCTGA
- the LOC139984558 gene encoding tRNA (guanine(10)-N(2))-methyltransferase homolog isoform X1, with product MAAPLRQFMIIFAHEHFDFRLSEVTSILSLLHIKAEVCQQNHDAKQSPFLMLKFPNEESVHKYMTRSILGRTVMEVLAHGPTRASVCEQLKALPAAETSRYCSEENSFCWRVHSFGKKIKQDKRLDLIHQFMVNLPLKGRVDLENPDDLFYICEDYGPNPNSAPEEPFYVYVGRKVSEGQRYLAHQYSVKTRHFIGNTSMDAQLSLIMANQGGVKPNMFVFDPFVGTGSLLVAAAHFGGYVAGCDINVNTIHGVGKSSRSFGKPRGEVTLRGNDENILANMRQYNLHDRYLDVMVSDFALNVWREQELFDVIVTDPPYGIREKTRKIGTNKHYDELEDQTLEGHIPSTMSYHLADIFKDLLNFSARYLRLHGRLVYWLPVVNAEYSDDHIPQHPCLKVIANSEQKINMTISRRLITMEKYQSMQNINPLDQVEAEIKTRTYEGSNAIRKIYFPNNSGCQSHNKSLPLT from the exons GAAGTTACATCAATTCTTTCTTTGCTTCACATCAAAGCTGAAGTCTGTCAACAAAATCACGATGCTAag cAAAGTCCATTTTTGATGTTGAAGTTTCCAAATGAGGAAAGTGTACACAAGTACATGACAAGGTCCATCCTTGGTCGGACGGTGATGGAAGTCCTGGCTCACGGACCCACCAGGGCCTCAGTTTGCGAACAACTCAAGGCCCTTCCCGCGGCAGAAACTAGTCGTTATTGCTCAGAGGAGAATTCTTTCTGCTGGAGAGTTCATTCATTtggcaagaaaataaaacaagacaAAAGACTGGACCTGATTCAT CAATTTATGGTGAATCTGCCTCTTAAAGGGAGAGTTGACTTGGAGAATCCAGATGATCTGTTTTATATTTGTGAAGACTATGGACCGAACCCCAACAGCGCCCCCGAGGAACCATTCTATGTTTACGTTGGAAGAAAG GTCTCAGAAGGTCAGAGGTACCTCGCCCATCAGTACTCCGTCAAGACGAGACATTTTATCGGAAACACCAGCATGGATGCTCAACTGTCTCTCATCATGGCCAACCAGGGCGGTGTGAAAccaaacatgtttgtttttgatCCCTTCGTGGGTACAG GTAGTTTATTGGTAGCCGCTGCTCATTTCGGTGGTTACGTGGCAGGATGCGACATCAACGTCAACACCATCCACGGGGTCGGTAAAAGCAGCCGTAGCTTTGGCAAACCAAGAGGAGAGGTCACCCTCAGAG GAAATGATGAGAACATCTTAGCCAACATGCGACAGTACAATCTACATGACCGGTACTTGGATGTCATGGTGTCCGACTTTGCTCTCAACGTTTGGAGAGAACAGGAACTGTTTGATGTGATCGTCACAGATC CTCCTTACGGAATCAGAGAGAAAACGAGGAAGATTGGAACGAACAAACACTACGATGAATTAGAAGATCAGAC ATTGGAAGGCCACATTCCATCCACCATGAGCTACCACCTTGCTGACATCTTCAAGGACCTTCTGAACTTTTCGGCCCGTTACCTCCGGCTTCACGGCAGACTGGTATACTGGCTACCGGTGGTCAACGCAGA ATATTCAGATGATCACATTCCTCAACATCCTTGTTTGAAAGTCATCGCCAACAGCGAACAGAAGATTAACATGACCATCTCAAGACGACTCATAACCATGGAAAAATATCAGTCTATGCAG AACATAAATCCATTGGATCAAGTCGAAGCGGAAATCAAGACCAGGACATACGAGGGCAGCAATGCAATAAGGAAAATCTATTTCCCCAACAACAGTGGATGCCAGTCGCACAACAAGTCACTCCCTTTAACCTGA